A genomic region of Zea mays cultivar B73 chromosome 6, Zm-B73-REFERENCE-NAM-5.0, whole genome shotgun sequence contains the following coding sequences:
- the LOC100280901 gene encoding metallothionein-like protein type 2, translated as MSCSSGKCDCGSSCSCGSSCNCMSPNVETAAASSIKTTVLAAPTTKASAGGFEAATEGGGCDCNTCNCGTSCGCSCCSCN; from the exons ATGTCTTGCAGCAGCGGCAAGTGCGACTGTGGCTCCAGCTGCTCCTGCGGCAGCTCATGCAACTG CATGTCCCCTAACGTGGAGACCGCCGCCGCCAGCAGCATCAAGACCACGGTCCTCGCCGCGCCGACCACCAAGGCCAGCGCCGGCGGCTTCGAGGCGGCCACCGAGGGCGGCGGCTGCGACTGCAACACCTGCAACTGCGGCACCAGCTGCGGCTGCTCCTGCTGCAGCTGCAACTGA